In a single window of the Cervus elaphus chromosome 1, mCerEla1.1, whole genome shotgun sequence genome:
- the LOC122700569 gene encoding olfactory receptor 5M10-like, whose protein sequence is MSSPNHTVVTEFILLGLTDDPVLQKALFGVFLVIYLITLAGNLGMIMLIRTNPHLQTPMYFFLSHLSFVDLCYSSNVTPNMLHNFLSDQKTISYAGCFTQCLLFIALVITEFYLLASMALDRYVAICSPLHYSTRMSKEVCIFLVTVPYTCGFLNGLSQALLTFRLSFCDSLEINHFYCADPPLIMLACSDTYVKKMAMFAVAGFTLSSSLFIILLSYVFIIASILAIRSVEGRYKAFSTCGSHLTIVTLFYGTLFCMYLRAPTEKSVKESKIFAVFYSFLSPMLNPLIYSMRNKDVIQAMQQMIKRNLS, encoded by the coding sequence ATGTCTTCCCCTAACCACACTGTAGTGACTGAATTCATTCTCCTGGGGCTCACAGATGACCCAGTGCTACAGAAGGCCCTGTTTGGGGTGTTCCTGGTGATCTACCTAATCACACTGGCAGGAAATCTGGGCATGATCATGCTCATCAGGACCAATCCCCACCTCCAGActcccatgtatttcttcctcagCCACCTCTCCTTTGTAGACCTTTGCTATTCCTCCAATGTTACTCCAAATATGCTGCACAATTTCCTCTCAGACCAGAAGACCATCTCCTATGCTGGATGCTTCACACAGTGTCTTCTCTTCATTGCCCTGGTGATCACtgagttttatctccttgcttcAATGGCCTTGGACCGCTATGTAGCCATCTGCAGCCCTCTACATTACAGCACCAGGATGTCCAAGGAAGTGTGCATCTTTCTAGTCACAGTCCCTTATACCTGTGGATTCCTCAATGGTCTCTCTCAAGCACTGCTGACCTTTCGCttgtccttctgtgactcccTTGAGATCAACCATTTCTACtgtgctgatcctcctctgataaTGTTGGCCTGCTCTGACACCTATGTCAAAAAGATGGCGATGTTTGCGGTTGCTGGTTTCACTCTCTCAAGCTCTTTGTTCATCATTCTCCTCTCTTATGTTTTCATCATTGCATCTATCTTGGCGATCCGTTCGGTGGAAGGCAGGTACAAAGCCTTTTCTACCTGTGGTTCCCACCTGACAATAGTCACTCTATTTTATGGAACCCTCTTCTGCATGTACTTGAGGGCTCCAACTGAGAAGTCTGTAAAGGAGTCCAAAATATTTGCAGTCTTTTATAGTTTTTTGAGCCCGATGTTGAACCCTTTGATCTACAGTATGAGGAACAAGGATGTGATCCAAGCCATGCAGCAAATGATTAAGAGAAATCTTTCATAA